A genomic window from Levilactobacillus yonginensis includes:
- a CDS encoding acetate/propionate family kinase, which translates to MGKSLAINAGSSTLKFKLFQMPEEKVIAEGAIDRISLGNSLVEIKYGDGQKYETHEDVNDHNAAIQLMLDQLTELKIITDFNEITGVGHRVVAGGQEFKDSAIIDDDVLQKIEDLSEYAPLHNPAAAMGIKAFKKILPNVLSVAVFDTSFHTSMPQENYMYAIPYEYYEKFGARKYGAHGTSHRYVAHRAAAMLGKPLKDLKLITMHLGAGGSITAIKDGKSFDTSMGFTPLAGIEMATRSGDIDASLVAYLMEKLNIDKPNDMINILNKKSGLVGVSGVSADMRDLEKVQAKNPRAKLARDMFINRIVRYVGSYLAELGGADAIVFTAGVGENDIMIRQEVADKLAYFGIGVDPEKNDIRGVERDLSKAGSKIKTLLIPTDEELMIVRDIERLRK; encoded by the coding sequence ATGGGAAAATCATTAGCTATTAACGCCGGAAGCTCAACCTTAAAGTTCAAGCTGTTCCAAATGCCTGAAGAAAAAGTTATTGCCGAAGGTGCGATTGACCGAATCAGCTTAGGAAACTCATTAGTTGAAATTAAGTACGGTGATGGTCAAAAGTACGAAACTCATGAAGACGTTAACGACCATAACGCCGCCATTCAATTAATGTTGGACCAATTGACTGAGTTGAAGATCATCACGGACTTCAATGAGATCACCGGTGTTGGTCACCGGGTTGTTGCTGGTGGTCAAGAATTCAAGGATTCTGCTATCATTGACGACGACGTCTTACAAAAGATTGAAGACTTGTCTGAATATGCACCACTACACAACCCAGCCGCTGCTATGGGTATTAAGGCATTCAAGAAGATTCTGCCCAACGTTTTGAGTGTGGCTGTCTTCGATACATCTTTCCACACATCCATGCCACAAGAAAACTACATGTACGCTATTCCTTACGAATACTACGAAAAGTTTGGTGCTCGGAAGTATGGGGCCCATGGAACGAGTCACCGTTACGTTGCTCACCGTGCCGCTGCTATGTTGGGTAAGCCATTGAAGGACTTAAAATTGATTACGATGCACTTGGGTGCTGGTGGGTCAATCACTGCCATCAAAGATGGTAAGTCATTCGACACATCCATGGGCTTCACGCCACTGGCCGGGATTGAAATGGCAACGCGGTCAGGGGACATTGATGCTTCCTTGGTAGCCTACCTGATGGAAAAGCTCAACATTGACAAGCCTAACGATATGATTAACATCTTGAACAAGAAGTCTGGCTTGGTTGGGGTTTCCGGTGTTTCAGCCGACATGCGTGATTTGGAAAAGGTCCAAGCTAAGAACCCACGGGCTAAGTTAGCTCGTGATATGTTCATCAACCGGATCGTTCGTTACGTTGGTTCATACTTGGCAGAATTGGGTGGTGCTGATGCCATCGTCTTCACTGCCGGTGTTGGTGAAAACGACATCATGATTCGCCAAGAAGTAGCCGACAAGTTGGCTTACTTCGGTATCGGGGTTGATCCTGAAAAGAACGATATCCGGGGCGTTGAACGTGACCTTAGTAAGGCAGGCTCAAAGATTAAGACGCTCTTGATTCCAACCGATGAAGAATTAATGAT
- a CDS encoding class I SAM-dependent methyltransferase, with translation MLSQEQTETLFKVLDESTMTLQSALSTSYLDAFIETGDNLLNGQVQVEDGRPEAKVVQQLTDLYQQADWQTYDAETVRRAVQLAMLKAIRVDDIQANHQLTPDTIAYIMGYLVTRLEKNKQHLTLLDLTVGTGNLLTAVFSQLKAVVAGKIDAYGVDNDDTMLAIAQTSSDLQRLPVELIHQDALEQLLVPASDLIVADLPIGYYPIDENAANYQTRATSGHSFVHHLLLEQAVNQLTEGGIGVFLVPSQLFQTDEAHGMLKWLPGHAYLQGLLNLPSELFANANAQKAILILQKPGAGAKQVEQVMLGEFPSFKNQSAFQKFVAEIVQWEEQNLLTDRA, from the coding sequence GTGCTGTCACAAGAACAGACCGAAACGCTATTTAAGGTCCTCGATGAATCAACGATGACTTTACAATCTGCGTTAAGCACATCTTATTTAGATGCGTTCATTGAAACGGGAGACAATCTCCTCAATGGACAAGTTCAAGTTGAAGACGGCCGGCCAGAGGCCAAGGTCGTTCAACAGCTGACCGACTTGTATCAACAAGCCGATTGGCAGACGTATGACGCCGAAACGGTTCGACGGGCAGTTCAATTGGCAATGTTGAAGGCGATTCGCGTCGATGACATCCAAGCCAATCATCAATTGACCCCTGATACAATTGCTTACATTATGGGATACTTGGTTACCCGACTGGAAAAGAACAAACAACATTTAACGTTGCTTGATTTGACGGTGGGTACGGGTAATCTGTTAACGGCAGTGTTTTCACAACTGAAGGCGGTCGTAGCTGGAAAGATCGATGCTTATGGGGTGGACAACGATGATACCATGTTGGCCATTGCACAGACGTCGAGTGATCTTCAACGTTTACCAGTGGAATTGATCCACCAGGACGCGTTGGAGCAGTTGTTGGTTCCAGCTAGCGATTTGATTGTTGCCGACTTGCCAATTGGCTATTATCCAATTGATGAGAATGCAGCTAATTACCAAACACGCGCGACGAGTGGTCATTCATTTGTTCACCATCTGTTGCTTGAACAGGCGGTAAATCAGTTAACTGAGGGGGGTATCGGGGTCTTCTTGGTACCTTCACAGCTATTCCAGACGGATGAGGCCCACGGCATGTTGAAGTGGTTGCCGGGTCACGCCTACCTACAGGGCTTATTGAACCTACCAAGCGAGCTCTTTGCCAATGCCAACGCGCAGAAGGCGATTCTGATTCTCCAGAAGCCGGGCGCAGGTGCCAAGCAAGTTGAACAAGTAATGTTGGGTGAATTCCCCTCATTTAAGAATCAATCAGCATTTCAAAAGTTTGTCGCAGAGATTGTTCAGTGGGAAGAACAGAACCTACTGACGGATCGTGCATAA